A genomic window from Streptomyces mirabilis includes:
- the pstA gene encoding phosphate ABC transporter permease PstA: protein MSHSAPAMDKRPSTLRGATLPKWSPWAIAAGAVVLAVVIGLVGGLDSKVQWGLIAGILFVLGTYGIAARVEGRRQAKDRVATSLVWVCFLIAVVPLASLIWTTVKRGVKVFDVYFLTHSMGVVADSEPGGGIYHAIVGTLEQVGLATLIAAPIGVLTAVYLVEYGRGKLSMAITFFVDVMTGIPSIVAGLFILSLMLIMDLQPFGFAGSLALAILMMPVVVRSTEEMLKLVPNELREASLALGVPKWRTILKVVLPTSIGGITTGVMLAVARITGETAPVLLLVWGTNFINTNPFSGAQASLPLYIYQQYANSAGSNAAYDRAWAAALALIAFVMILNMVARGIARWKAPKTGR from the coding sequence ATGAGCCACTCAGCACCCGCCATGGACAAGCGCCCCAGCACCCTGCGCGGCGCGACCCTGCCGAAGTGGTCCCCGTGGGCGATCGCCGCCGGAGCCGTCGTGCTCGCCGTGGTCATCGGCCTGGTCGGCGGTCTCGACAGCAAGGTCCAGTGGGGCCTGATCGCCGGAATCCTCTTCGTCCTCGGTACGTACGGCATCGCCGCGCGCGTCGAGGGCCGCCGTCAGGCCAAGGACCGCGTCGCGACCAGCCTCGTCTGGGTCTGCTTCCTCATCGCCGTCGTCCCGCTGGCCTCCCTGATCTGGACCACCGTCAAGCGCGGTGTGAAGGTCTTCGACGTCTACTTCCTGACCCACTCGATGGGCGTGGTCGCGGACTCCGAGCCCGGCGGCGGCATCTACCACGCCATCGTCGGCACGCTGGAGCAGGTCGGTCTCGCCACCCTGATCGCGGCGCCGATCGGTGTACTCACCGCGGTCTACCTGGTGGAGTACGGGCGCGGCAAGCTCTCCATGGCCATCACCTTCTTCGTCGACGTGATGACGGGCATCCCCTCGATCGTCGCCGGTCTGTTCATCCTGAGCCTGATGCTCATCATGGACCTGCAGCCCTTCGGCTTCGCCGGTTCGCTGGCCCTGGCCATCCTGATGATGCCCGTCGTGGTCCGCTCCACCGAGGAGATGCTCAAGCTCGTACCGAACGAGCTGCGCGAAGCCTCCCTGGCGCTCGGCGTGCCCAAGTGGCGCACGATCCTCAAGGTGGTCCTGCCGACCTCGATCGGTGGCATCACGACCGGTGTCATGCTCGCCGTCGCACGCATCACGGGCGAGACCGCCCCGGTGCTGCTGCTGGTGTGGGGCACCAACTTCATCAACACCAACCCGTTCTCCGGAGCGCAGGCCTCGCTGCCGCTGTACATCTACCAGCAGTATGCGAACAGCGCCGGTTCGAACGCGGCGTACGACCGTGCCTGGGCGGCTGCGCTCGCCCTGATCGCCTTCGTGATGATTCTCAACATGGTGGCCCGCGGCATCGCCCGCTGGAAGGCACCGAAGACAGGTCGCTGA
- a CDS encoding DUF397 domain-containing protein — protein MADVPPDLDWVRAAPDDATGPGPWIELAFGADDLVHIRETGDPTTIVTTTRKKWDAFVLCVQAGEFDHFVEGLEDERS, from the coding sequence GTGGCTGACGTCCCTCCGGACCTCGACTGGGTCCGCGCCGCCCCGGACGACGCGACCGGACCCGGCCCCTGGATCGAACTCGCCTTCGGCGCCGACGACCTGGTCCACATCCGCGAAACCGGCGACCCCACCACCATCGTCACTACCACTCGGAAGAAGTGGGATGCCTTCGTCCTGTGCGTACAGGCGGGCGAGTTCGACCACTTCGTGGAAGGACTGGAGGACGAGAGATCTTAG
- the bla gene encoding class A beta-lactamase — protein sequence MLGTTTTRRTLLTAATTTAATLALGAGPAYAEDPRQRDTRAGLRELEARHGARIGAFAYNLRTKATVRHRAAERFPLCSVFKTLAAAAVLRDLDRHGETLARRIHYTAADLAGYSPKTGEPEHLAGGMTVGELCDAAIRYSDNTAANLLLRELGGPTAITRFCRSLGDAKTRLDRWEPELNTAEPWRVEDTTTPGAIAGTYARLVLGDALPYRDRDRLTTWLLGNTTSGDRFRAGLPEDWTIADKTGTGDYGTSNDVGIAWTPDGAPVALAVLSTKPAQDAAPDSPLVAAAASVLAAAVG from the coding sequence ATCTTAGGAACCACGACAACACGCCGCACTCTGCTCACCGCGGCCACCACGACCGCCGCCACCCTCGCGCTCGGCGCGGGACCGGCGTACGCGGAGGATCCCCGGCAGCGGGACACCCGCGCCGGACTGCGAGAGCTGGAGGCGCGACATGGGGCGAGGATCGGCGCGTTCGCGTACAACCTGAGGACGAAGGCCACCGTGCGCCACCGCGCGGCGGAACGCTTCCCCCTCTGCTCGGTGTTCAAGACGCTCGCGGCGGCGGCCGTGCTGCGGGACCTGGACCGGCACGGGGAGACACTCGCCCGGCGCATCCACTACACGGCGGCGGACCTGGCCGGGTACTCACCGAAGACGGGTGAGCCGGAGCACCTGGCGGGCGGCATGACCGTCGGAGAGCTGTGCGACGCCGCGATCCGCTACAGCGACAACACGGCGGCCAACCTGCTCCTCCGCGAGCTGGGCGGCCCCACGGCGATCACGCGTTTCTGTCGCTCGCTGGGGGACGCGAAGACCCGCCTGGACCGCTGGGAGCCGGAGCTGAACACGGCGGAGCCCTGGCGGGTGGAGGACACGACCACCCCGGGTGCCATCGCGGGCACCTACGCCCGGCTCGTCCTCGGCGACGCGCTCCCCTACCGCGACCGCGACCGCCTGACGACGTGGCTGCTCGGCAACACCACCAGCGGCGACCGTTTCCGCGCGGGCCTGCCCGAGGACTGGACGATCGCCGACAAGACCGGCACCGGCGACTACGGCACCAGCAACGACGTGGGCATCGCCTGGACCCCGGACGGTGCCCCCGTGGCCCTCGCCGTCCTCAGCACCAAACCCGCGCAGGACGCCGCCCCCGACAGCCCCCTCGTCGCCGCCGCGGCCTCGGTCCTGGCCGCGGCCGTGGGCTGA
- a CDS encoding phosphatase PAP2 family protein: MAGLAESGSNPDVDLLYDINGLAKDAPHWFDRGMEFVGEYGLLLALVLLVLWCWWTVRRRGDENAAPSVAALVWAPLAAGVAVLVNVPIRGFVERPRPFVDHQGLDVLIGGKTDFSFVSDHATLTMAIGVGLFVANRRFGLAGIGIALLEGFCRVYMGVHYPTDVIGGFALGTAVALLLSPLAMALLTPVMKAVERSPRAGWLIRARSVGHAGQEALIPGTRAERPEEPDLAA; encoded by the coding sequence ATGGCTGGACTCGCCGAATCCGGTTCGAACCCCGACGTGGACCTGCTGTACGACATCAACGGCCTCGCCAAGGACGCGCCGCACTGGTTCGACCGCGGCATGGAGTTCGTCGGCGAGTACGGGCTGCTGCTCGCCCTGGTCCTGCTGGTGCTGTGGTGCTGGTGGACCGTGCGGCGGCGCGGCGACGAGAACGCCGCCCCGTCGGTGGCCGCGCTCGTCTGGGCCCCCCTCGCGGCCGGCGTCGCGGTGCTGGTGAACGTGCCGATAAGGGGCTTCGTGGAGCGGCCCCGCCCCTTCGTGGACCACCAGGGGCTCGACGTCCTGATCGGTGGCAAGACCGACTTCTCCTTCGTGAGCGACCACGCGACGCTCACCATGGCGATCGGCGTCGGACTCTTCGTCGCGAACCGGAGGTTCGGGCTCGCCGGGATAGGGATCGCGCTGCTCGAAGGCTTCTGCCGGGTCTACATGGGCGTGCACTACCCGACCGACGTCATCGGCGGCTTCGCGCTCGGCACCGCCGTCGCCCTGCTGCTGTCCCCGCTCGCCATGGCCCTGCTGACCCCGGTGATGAAGGCCGTGGAGCGCTCGCCGCGCGCCGGATGGCTGATCCGGGCGCGGAGCGTGGGGCATGCGGGGCAGGAGGCGCTGATTCCCGGGACGCGGGCGGAGCGCCCCGAGGAGCCGGACCTCGCCGCGTAG
- a CDS encoding S53 family peptidase, translating into MRTTPPIPPTSPTPGNRSAARSNWRRLGSAAAATAALLVAGFGTAVDASAAVGTTATKTVVSKSTAAKAGSTEVTWTRSCAEPKKKGEMACNALRVTGGTTAFMRANAHANAVTPKAAADSPTGYGPSDLQDAYGLTDAAASNGSGETIAIVDAYDDPNAASDLAAYRSYYGLSACTTANGCFKKVSQTGSTTSLPSADSGWAGEISLDLDMASAVCPNCTITLVEAKSSSMANLGTAVNEAVKLGAKYVSNSYGGSESSSDTSYDSSYFNHPGVAITVSAGDSGYGAEYPAASKYVTSVGGTALSSSSNSRGWTEKVWNTSSTEGTGSGCSAYDAKPTWQTDTSCSKRMIADVSAVADPATGVSVYDTYGDGTGWVTYGGTSASSPIIAAVYALAGTPSSGSYPAQFPYGSAGTSALNDVTSGSNGSCSTSYFCTARSGYDGPTGWGTPEGVSAFTG; encoded by the coding sequence TTGCGTACTACACCCCCCATACCCCCCACGTCCCCCACACCCGGCAACAGATCGGCCGCACGCAGCAACTGGCGCCGCCTGGGCTCCGCGGCCGCCGCCACCGCCGCCCTCCTGGTGGCCGGTTTCGGCACCGCCGTCGACGCGAGCGCGGCGGTCGGCACGACCGCGACGAAAACCGTCGTGAGCAAGAGCACCGCCGCCAAGGCCGGTTCCACCGAGGTCACCTGGACCCGTTCCTGCGCCGAGCCCAAGAAGAAGGGGGAGATGGCCTGCAACGCGCTGCGTGTGACCGGCGGCACGACCGCCTTCATGCGGGCCAACGCCCACGCGAACGCCGTCACCCCCAAGGCCGCCGCCGACTCCCCCACCGGCTACGGCCCCAGCGACCTCCAGGACGCCTACGGCCTGACCGACGCCGCCGCCTCCAACGGCTCGGGCGAGACCATCGCGATCGTCGACGCCTACGACGACCCGAACGCGGCCTCCGACCTCGCCGCGTACCGCTCGTACTACGGCCTGTCGGCCTGCACCACGGCCAACGGCTGCTTCAAGAAGGTCAGCCAGACCGGCTCGACCACCTCCCTGCCCTCCGCCGACAGCGGCTGGGCCGGTGAGATCTCGCTCGACCTCGACATGGCCAGCGCCGTCTGCCCCAACTGCACCATCACGCTGGTCGAGGCGAAGTCCTCCTCCATGGCCAACCTCGGCACCGCGGTGAACGAGGCGGTCAAGCTGGGCGCGAAGTACGTCTCCAACAGCTACGGCGGCTCGGAGTCCTCCTCCGACACCTCCTACGACAGCTCGTACTTCAACCACCCGGGCGTCGCCATCACGGTCAGCGCGGGTGACTCCGGCTACGGCGCCGAGTACCCGGCCGCCTCCAAGTACGTGACCTCCGTCGGCGGCACCGCCCTCTCCTCGAGCTCCAACAGCCGCGGCTGGACCGAGAAGGTGTGGAACACCAGCAGCACCGAGGGCACCGGCTCCGGCTGCTCCGCCTACGACGCGAAGCCGACCTGGCAGACCGACACCTCCTGCTCGAAGCGCATGATCGCGGACGTCTCGGCCGTCGCCGACCCGGCCACCGGCGTCTCGGTCTACGACACCTACGGCGACGGCACCGGCTGGGTCACCTACGGCGGCACCAGCGCCTCCTCGCCGATCATCGCGGCCGTGTACGCCCTGGCCGGCACCCCGTCCAGCGGCTCGTACCCGGCGCAGTTCCCGTACGGCTCGGCCGGCACGTCCGCGCTCAACGACGTGACGTCGGGCAGCAACGGCTCCTGCTCCACGAGCTACTTCTGCACCGCCAGGTCGGGCTACGACGGCCCGACCGGCTGGGGCACCCCGGAGGGAGTCTCGGCCTTCACCGGCTGA
- a CDS encoding metal-sensitive transcriptional regulator, protein MTTTEAGATAPSGKAESVQEVPDISNIQAPTDTEDVGSEDVVSDGAGSADVVSREVEAGGIVTDHDRGIHGYHKQKAEHLKRLRRIEGQIRGLQRMVDEDVYCIDILTQVSASTKALQSFALQLLEEHLRHCVADAALKGGEEVDAKVEEATKAIGRLLRT, encoded by the coding sequence ATGACGACCACCGAGGCCGGCGCGACGGCGCCCTCCGGCAAGGCCGAATCGGTTCAGGAGGTCCCGGACATTTCGAACATCCAGGCCCCCACCGATACCGAGGACGTCGGGAGCGAGGACGTCGTGAGCGACGGAGCCGGGAGCGCGGACGTCGTGAGCCGTGAAGTCGAGGCCGGGGGCATCGTGACCGACCACGACCGCGGCATCCACGGCTATCACAAGCAGAAGGCCGAACACCTCAAGCGCCTGCGCCGCATCGAGGGCCAGATCCGCGGTCTGCAGCGGATGGTCGACGAGGACGTCTACTGCATCGACATACTCACCCAGGTCTCCGCCTCCACGAAGGCCCTCCAGTCCTTCGCGCTCCAGCTCCTCGAGGAACACCTGCGCCACTGCGTCGCGGACGCGGCCCTCAAGGGCGGCGAGGAGGTCGACGCGAAGGTCGAGGAGGCCACGAAGGCGATCGGCCGCCTGCTGCGCACATGA
- a CDS encoding FAD-binding oxidoreductase — translation MQRRTFIGGGAAALAAVATAACNAKGGGGKVAATDAAGTSLRTATTSAGTSGTGSGVAAHAAANWTALAKDLDGSLVRPGDRSWSTAHQLYNTRFDSLKPTAVAYVAHADDIRTTMAYARAHNIPLSIRNGGHSYAGWSSGNGRLILDVSKLNTIRASANEAVVGAGSKLIDVYRALAAKGVTIPAGSCPTVGVSGLTLGGGHGVVSRAYGLTCDSLTQATLITADGKQVVANASENKDLFWALRGAGNGNFGVVTELRFKTHAAPQAVSAYMTWPWAKAAAVVKAWQEWGPSQPDEIWSSLHLENGSGTPTVSVAAFSLGTYGELQNAVDRLATRVGAPARSVSLRKHSYKESMEAYAGCSSFPTEAQCHLPGSTPGRSSQGALGRETYAARSDFFDRSISAAGIQTLLHQISSVRGGAGSIALTALGGAVNRVSPTATAFVHRRSRMLAQYIASWGAGASGTTVQSWLTSAHSAMAPYASGAAYQNYTDATLTNWRKAYYGDAATRLAALKKQYDPNRFFTFPQSL, via the coding sequence ATGCAACGGCGTACGTTCATAGGTGGCGGCGCGGCCGCACTCGCGGCGGTGGCCACGGCCGCGTGCAACGCCAAGGGCGGCGGGGGCAAGGTGGCGGCCACGGACGCGGCCGGCACCTCCCTGCGCACGGCCACCACCAGCGCGGGCACGAGCGGCACGGGCAGCGGCGTGGCCGCCCACGCCGCCGCCAACTGGACGGCCCTCGCCAAGGACCTCGACGGCTCGCTGGTCCGCCCCGGCGACCGCAGCTGGTCGACGGCCCACCAGCTCTACAACACCCGCTTCGACTCCCTGAAGCCCACCGCCGTCGCGTACGTCGCCCACGCGGACGACATCCGTACGACCATGGCCTACGCCCGCGCCCACAACATCCCGCTGTCGATCCGCAACGGCGGCCACTCCTACGCGGGCTGGTCCTCCGGAAACGGCCGGCTGATCCTGGACGTGTCCAAGCTCAACACCATCCGGGCGTCCGCGAACGAGGCGGTGGTCGGCGCCGGATCCAAGCTGATCGACGTCTACCGCGCGCTCGCCGCGAAGGGCGTCACGATCCCGGCCGGTTCCTGCCCGACCGTCGGCGTCTCCGGTCTGACTCTCGGCGGCGGCCACGGCGTGGTGTCACGGGCGTACGGCCTGACCTGCGACAGCCTCACCCAGGCGACCCTGATCACCGCGGACGGCAAGCAGGTCGTGGCGAACGCGAGCGAGAACAAGGACCTCTTCTGGGCCCTGCGCGGCGCCGGCAACGGCAACTTCGGCGTCGTCACCGAGCTGCGCTTCAAGACCCACGCCGCCCCGCAGGCCGTGTCGGCATACATGACGTGGCCCTGGGCGAAGGCCGCCGCCGTGGTGAAGGCCTGGCAGGAGTGGGGCCCCAGCCAGCCGGACGAGATCTGGTCCTCGCTCCACCTGGAGAACGGCAGCGGCACCCCCACCGTCTCCGTCGCCGCCTTCTCCCTGGGCACCTACGGCGAACTCCAGAACGCCGTGGACCGCCTGGCCACCAGGGTCGGCGCTCCCGCGCGCAGCGTCTCGCTCAGGAAGCACTCCTACAAGGAGTCGATGGAGGCGTACGCGGGCTGCTCCTCGTTCCCCACCGAGGCCCAGTGCCATCTGCCGGGCTCGACGCCGGGCCGTTCCTCGCAGGGCGCCCTCGGCCGTGAGACGTACGCGGCCCGGTCGGACTTCTTCGACCGCTCGATCTCCGCGGCCGGCATCCAGACGCTGCTGCACCAGATCTCCTCGGTCCGCGGCGGCGCGGGCAGCATCGCGCTCACCGCACTGGGCGGTGCGGTCAACCGGGTCTCGCCGACCGCGACGGCGTTCGTGCACCGGCGTTCCCGCATGCTCGCCCAGTACATCGCCTCCTGGGGCGCCGGCGCCTCCGGCACCACGGTCCAGTCCTGGCTGACCTCCGCCCACTCGGCGATGGCCCCCTACGCCTCCGGCGCCGCCTACCAGAACTACACGGACGCGACCCTCACCAACTGGCGCAAGGCCTACTACGGCGACGCGGCGACCCGCCTGGCGGCCCTGAAGAAGCAGTACGACCCGAACCGCTTCTTCACCTTCCCCCAGTCACTCTGA
- a CDS encoding inorganic phosphate transporter: MDTFALVVTILVALGFTYTNGFHDSANAIATSVSTRALTPRAALAMAAVMNLAGAFLGSGVANTVSKGLIATPEGSKGMGILFAALVGAIVWNLVTWYFGLPSSSSHALFGGLVGAALAGGTKVLWSGVVDKVIIPMFLSPVVGLIVGYLVMCAIMWLFRRANPHKAKRGFRIAQTVSAAGMALGHGLQDAQKTMGVVVMALVIGDVQKSDDPIPVWVKIVCAVMLSLGTYAGGWRIMRTLGRKIIELDPPQGFAAETTGASIMFATAYLFKAPISTTHVITSAIMGVGATKRVNAVRWGVAKNIVLGWFITMPAAALVAAASFWVVDLAFL; encoded by the coding sequence GTGGACACCTTTGCGCTGGTCGTGACCATTCTGGTCGCGCTCGGATTCACGTATACGAACGGCTTCCACGACTCGGCGAACGCCATCGCCACGTCGGTGTCCACGCGGGCGCTGACCCCGCGGGCCGCGCTCGCCATGGCCGCGGTGATGAACCTCGCCGGTGCGTTCCTCGGGAGCGGGGTGGCGAACACCGTCAGCAAGGGGCTGATCGCGACACCCGAGGGGTCGAAGGGGATGGGGATCCTCTTCGCCGCGCTCGTCGGGGCGATCGTCTGGAACCTGGTCACCTGGTACTTCGGGCTTCCGTCGTCCTCCTCGCACGCGTTGTTCGGGGGACTGGTGGGGGCCGCGCTCGCGGGCGGTACGAAGGTGCTGTGGTCCGGGGTCGTGGACAAGGTCATCATCCCGATGTTCCTGTCGCCGGTCGTCGGTCTGATCGTCGGCTATCTGGTCATGTGCGCGATCATGTGGTTGTTCCGGCGGGCCAATCCGCACAAGGCCAAGCGGGGGTTCCGTATCGCGCAGACGGTGTCCGCGGCGGGGATGGCGCTCGGGCACGGTCTTCAGGACGCCCAGAAGACGATGGGGGTCGTGGTGATGGCGCTCGTCATCGGCGACGTCCAGAAGTCGGACGACCCGATTCCGGTGTGGGTGAAGATCGTCTGTGCGGTGATGCTGTCGCTGGGGACGTACGCCGGTGGGTGGCGCATCATGCGGACGCTCGGGCGCAAGATCATTGAGTTGGATCCGCCGCAGGGGTTCGCCGCGGAGACGACGGGGGCGTCGATCATGTTCGCCACGGCGTATCTCTTCAAGGCGCCGATCTCGACGACTCATGTCATCACTTCGGCGATCATGGGTGTCGGGGCGACGAAGCGGGTGAACGCGGTTCGTTGGGGTGTCGCCAAGAACATCGTCCTGGGGTGGTTCATCACGATGCCGGCGGCGGCGCTGGTGGCTGCCGCCAGCTTCTGGGTCGTGGACCTGGCGTTCCTGTAG
- the pstB gene encoding phosphate ABC transporter ATP-binding protein PstB, translated as MAKRIDVSGLTAYYGSHKAIEDISMTVEPRSVTAFIGPSGCGKSTFLRTLNRMHEVTPGGRVEGKVLLDDEDLYGHGIDPVAVRRTIGMVFQRPNPFPTMSIFDNVAAGLRLNGSYKKSELNDVVEKSLKGANLWNEVKDRLNKPGSGLSGGQQQRLCIARAIAVEPQVLLMDEPCSALDPISTLAIEDLIGELKERFTIVIVTHNMQQAARVSDRTAFFNLAAVGQPGRLIEIDDTERIFSNPSVQATEDYISGRFG; from the coding sequence ATGGCCAAGCGAATCGACGTAAGCGGTCTCACCGCCTACTACGGCTCCCACAAGGCGATCGAAGACATCTCGATGACGGTCGAGCCGCGCTCGGTGACGGCGTTCATCGGCCCCTCCGGCTGCGGCAAGTCGACGTTCCTGCGCACGCTCAACCGTATGCACGAGGTCACCCCCGGCGGCCGGGTCGAGGGCAAGGTCCTCCTCGACGACGAGGACCTGTACGGCCACGGCATCGACCCCGTCGCCGTGCGCCGCACGATCGGCATGGTCTTCCAGCGCCCCAACCCCTTCCCCACCATGTCGATCTTCGACAACGTGGCGGCGGGTCTGCGTCTGAACGGCTCGTACAAGAAGTCCGAGCTGAACGACGTCGTCGAGAAGTCCCTCAAGGGCGCGAACCTCTGGAACGAGGTCAAGGACCGCCTCAACAAGCCCGGTTCGGGTCTGTCGGGTGGTCAGCAGCAGCGTCTGTGCATCGCGCGGGCGATCGCGGTGGAGCCGCAGGTCCTCCTCATGGACGAGCCCTGCTCGGCCCTGGACCCGATCTCGACCCTCGCCATCGAGGACCTGATCGGTGAGCTGAAGGAGCGCTTCACGATCGTCATCGTGACGCACAACATGCAGCAGGCCGCGCGCGTCTCCGACCGCACCGCGTTCTTCAACCTGGCCGCGGTGGGTCAGCCGGGACGGCTCATCGAGATCGACGACACGGAGCGCATCTTCTCCAACCCGTCGGTGCAGGCCACGGAGGACTACATCTCCGGCCGCTTCGGCTGA
- a CDS encoding NlpC/P60 family protein — translation MTVRKTWVVVTAVAGVGLAFMSALVVGVYMVAGNLANGVGGGSVGLAKGAVPAAYQTLVQKWGNLCGAINPALLAAQLYQESGFNPNAKSPAAAEGIAQFIPGTWATHGIDGNGDGKRDVWDPNDAIPSAASYDCKLASYVKDAPGNLTENMLAAYNAGAYAVIKYGGVPPYKETQNYVKTITTLAKSFARPVSRVDPSQQAAAAIYYAQKKLGTPYLWGGNGTADQGGRFDCSGLTKAAYESVGVTLPRVANDQYNAGPHPARAELLPGDLVFFSDDLTNSRAIRHVGIYVGGGYMIDAPRTGAVIRFDPIDTPDYFGATRVTEDGAKALPTTV, via the coding sequence TTGACGGTGCGTAAGACGTGGGTCGTGGTGACCGCCGTCGCCGGGGTGGGGCTCGCCTTCATGTCGGCGCTGGTCGTCGGCGTCTACATGGTGGCCGGCAACCTCGCCAACGGGGTCGGCGGCGGATCGGTCGGGCTCGCCAAGGGCGCCGTGCCGGCCGCGTACCAGACGCTCGTACAGAAGTGGGGCAATCTGTGCGGCGCGATCAATCCGGCGCTGCTGGCCGCACAGCTGTATCAGGAGAGCGGATTCAACCCGAACGCCAAGAGTCCGGCGGCGGCGGAGGGCATAGCGCAATTCATCCCCGGCACCTGGGCCACGCACGGAATCGACGGCAACGGGGACGGCAAGCGCGACGTATGGGACCCGAATGACGCGATTCCGTCGGCCGCCTCCTACGACTGCAAGCTCGCGTCCTATGTGAAGGACGCGCCCGGGAACCTCACCGAGAACATGCTCGCCGCTTACAACGCGGGGGCCTACGCGGTCATCAAGTACGGGGGCGTGCCGCCGTACAAGGAGACCCAGAACTATGTGAAGACGATCACGACTCTGGCGAAGAGCTTCGCGCGGCCGGTGAGCCGGGTGGATCCCTCGCAGCAGGCCGCCGCGGCGATCTACTACGCGCAGAAGAAGCTCGGCACGCCCTATCTGTGGGGCGGCAACGGAACCGCCGACCAGGGCGGACGCTTCGACTGCTCGGGTCTGACCAAGGCGGCCTACGAGAGCGTCGGAGTCACCCTGCCGCGCGTCGCCAACGACCAGTACAACGCCGGACCGCACCCCGCGCGGGCGGAACTGCTTCCGGGCGATCTGGTGTTCTTCTCCGACGACCTCACCAACTCGCGGGCCATTCGGCACGTCGGTATCTATGTGGGTGGCGGGTACATGATCGACGCACCGCGAACGGGTGCCGTCATCCGCTTCGACCCCATCGACACCCCCGACTACTTCGGCGCCACGCGCGTGACCGAAGATGGCGCGAAAGCGTTGCCGACGACGGTTTGA
- a CDS encoding DUF47 domain-containing protein, with amino-acid sequence MRFRLTPRETSFYDMFSASADNIVTGSKLLMELLGADASARAEIAERMRAAEHAGDDATHAIFHQLNSSFITPFDREDIYNLASSLDDIMDFMEEAVDLVVLYQVEELPKGVEQQIEVLARAAELTAEAMPNLRTMDNLTEYWIEVNRLENQADQIHRKLLAHLFNGKYDAIEVLKLKQIVDVLEEAADAFEHVANTVETIAVKES; translated from the coding sequence GTGCGCTTTCGTCTGACCCCCAGGGAGACGAGCTTCTACGACATGTTCTCCGCCTCCGCGGACAACATCGTCACGGGCTCGAAACTCCTGATGGAACTGCTCGGGGCGGACGCCTCCGCCCGGGCCGAGATCGCAGAGCGCATGCGGGCCGCCGAACACGCCGGTGACGACGCCACTCACGCGATCTTCCACCAGCTGAACTCCTCCTTCATCACGCCGTTCGACCGCGAGGACATCTACAACCTGGCCTCGTCCCTCGACGACATCATGGACTTCATGGAGGAGGCCGTCGACCTGGTCGTGCTGTATCAGGTCGAGGAACTCCCCAAGGGTGTGGAACAGCAGATCGAGGTACTGGCCCGGGCCGCCGAGCTGACGGCCGAGGCCATGCCGAACCTGCGGACGATGGACAACCTCACCGAGTACTGGATCGAGGTCAACCGGCTGGAGAACCAGGCCGACCAGATCCACCGCAAGCTGCTCGCCCACCTCTTCAACGGCAAGTACGACGCCATCGAGGTCCTGAAGCTCAAGCAGATCGTGGATGTGCTGGAGGAAGCGGCCGACGCGTTCGAACATGTGGCGAACACGGTGGAGACCATCGCCGTCAAGGAGTCCTGA